The following proteins come from a genomic window of Thermoproteus sp.:
- the prpB gene encoding methylisocitrate lyase has protein sequence MKAPLLKREKKDVVAELRAELKRPGIVMVPGVYDVITALLVQSMGFKAAYVSGAAVTASLGLPDLGLITMDEMTRVVRYIASSVDIPLIVDIDTGYGEALNVVRAVVEFEKAGAAGIQIEDQVLPKKCGHLSGKQVIPADEMAKKIKAAVEARRNPDFVIVARTDARGVTGFDDAVERAKLYLEAGADVIFPEALESEKEFAEFAQRVKAPLLANMTEFGKSPLIPAKRLEEYGYKFVIYPVTLLRVALGAMREALRTIAESGTQEPLVQKMMTRRELYELIGYYDYEEFDRRIAEEVDKTVAVKLRLNR, from the coding sequence ATGAAGGCGCCGCTCCTAAAGAGGGAGAAGAAAGACGTGGTGGCCGAACTACGGGCCGAGCTGAAGAGGCCGGGCATAGTGATGGTCCCCGGCGTATACGACGTAATAACTGCACTCTTAGTGCAGTCCATGGGGTTCAAGGCAGCCTACGTCTCGGGGGCCGCCGTCACCGCATCGCTGGGCCTGCCGGACTTAGGCCTGATAACTATGGACGAAATGACGAGAGTCGTCCGCTATATAGCCTCGTCTGTAGATATACCGCTTATCGTGGATATAGATACGGGCTACGGAGAGGCGTTAAATGTAGTTAGGGCCGTCGTGGAGTTCGAAAAGGCAGGGGCCGCGGGCATCCAAATAGAAGACCAAGTCCTGCCGAAAAAGTGTGGCCATCTGTCGGGCAAACAAGTAATACCGGCCGACGAGATGGCGAAGAAGATCAAGGCGGCCGTTGAGGCCAGGCGGAATCCCGACTTCGTGATTGTGGCCAGAACCGACGCCAGAGGAGTCACGGGCTTCGACGACGCGGTCGAGAGGGCCAAGTTGTACCTAGAGGCCGGGGCCGACGTCATATTCCCCGAGGCTCTAGAGAGCGAGAAGGAGTTCGCCGAGTTCGCCCAGAGGGTGAAAGCCCCGCTTCTGGCCAACATGACTGAGTTCGGCAAATCGCCACTGATACCCGCCAAGAGGCTTGAAGAGTACGGCTACAAGTTCGTCATATATCCAGTTACACTCCTCAGAGTGGCGCTCGGCGCCATGAGGGAAGCGCTGAGGACTATAGCGGAGTCCGGCACGCAGGAGCCGTTAGTGCAGAAGATGATGACGCGGAGGGAGCTCTACGAGCTCATAGGCTATTACGACTACGAGGAGTTCGATAGGAGGATAGCCGAGGAGGTAGACAAGACGGTAGCCGTTAAATTGAGGCTAAATAGATGA
- a CDS encoding NADP-dependent isocitrate dehydrogenase encodes MSEYLEKIKSQIPNLQPYAGKYAEPIEGEYVVYTGPGQLKVPDKVVIGYIEGDGTGPEVAYAAIKVANAAVEKAYGKARKVLWYEVLVGSKAEKLLGSRLPDQSVEVLKKIRVFLKAPLETPVGGGFRSLNVTLRQIFDLYANIRPVKYFPGLPSPLKDPSKVDLVIFRENTEDVYMGIEWPWNAPEAAKLRDFLRRELKINIRDDAGIGIKPISKFGTQRIARLALKFAIENKRRSVTIMHKGNIQKYTEGAFRDWAYEVARTEFRDYVVLEEELQQYGGKVPPGKVLVNDRIADNMLQQLLTRTGEYDVILAPNLNGDYVSDEAAGLVGGLGVAPGIDVGDWGMMAEPVHGTAPKYTGKNYVNPTATILALELLFRFMGWREAADLIIKGVSKTYQEGYFTGDLARQMTDEERKVVKEVLGTQEFAEKVAEIIKTEL; translated from the coding sequence ATGTCAGAATACCTCGAGAAGATAAAGTCCCAAATACCCAATCTGCAGCCTTATGCCGGCAAATATGCAGAGCCCATAGAGGGCGAATATGTCGTATATACGGGGCCGGGCCAGTTGAAAGTACCTGATAAAGTCGTCATAGGCTATATAGAGGGAGACGGCACCGGGCCCGAGGTCGCCTACGCCGCCATAAAGGTAGCCAACGCCGCTGTGGAGAAGGCATACGGCAAAGCCCGTAAGGTGTTGTGGTACGAAGTGCTGGTGGGCTCTAAAGCTGAAAAGCTATTGGGTAGCAGACTGCCGGACCAAAGCGTCGAGGTCTTGAAGAAAATTAGGGTATTCCTGAAGGCCCCACTGGAGACCCCTGTAGGCGGCGGCTTCCGTAGCCTAAACGTAACTCTCAGGCAGATTTTCGACTTGTATGCCAACATAAGGCCTGTGAAGTACTTCCCAGGCCTCCCCTCACCTCTAAAGGACCCGAGTAAAGTCGACCTAGTCATATTCAGAGAGAACACTGAGGATGTGTATATGGGCATAGAGTGGCCTTGGAACGCCCCAGAGGCCGCCAAATTGAGGGATTTCTTGAGGAGAGAATTGAAAATCAATATTAGAGACGACGCGGGAATAGGCATAAAGCCCATAAGCAAATTCGGCACACAGAGGATAGCCAGGTTGGCGCTTAAATTCGCCATAGAGAACAAAAGGAGGTCTGTCACCATAATGCACAAGGGCAACATACAGAAATACACAGAGGGAGCCTTTAGGGACTGGGCCTACGAGGTCGCCAGAACCGAATTTAGAGATTACGTAGTACTTGAGGAGGAATTGCAACAGTACGGCGGCAAGGTGCCGCCCGGCAAGGTCTTGGTGAACGACAGAATAGCCGACAATATGCTCCAACAACTGTTGACTCGCACCGGCGAGTACGACGTGATACTCGCGCCGAACCTCAACGGAGACTACGTGAGCGACGAGGCAGCCGGACTGGTGGGCGGGCTCGGCGTCGCGCCGGGTATCGACGTGGGCGATTGGGGCATGATGGCGGAGCCAGTACACGGAACCGCTCCGAAATATACCGGCAAGAACTATGTAAATCCCACAGCCACGATACTGGCCCTAGAGCTACTCTTTAGGTTTATGGGTTGGAGGGAGGCCGCCGACCTAATAATCAAGGGCGTCAGTAAGACTTACCAAGAGGGCTATTTCACCGGCGATCTGGCGAGGCAGATGACTGACGAAGAGAGGAAGGTAGTTAAGGAGGTCTTAGGCACCCAGGAGTTTGCCGAGAAAGTCGCCGAGATAATTAAAACAGAACTTTAA
- a CDS encoding 50S ribosomal protein L22, which produces MARLHYSMSNEDVIRLVFERYGVKISEEQIARAYGNEFRMSWKKAVEVGRFIKFMTIKQAEAWLEDVVNLKKPVPIRRFTKKQAHHPTPWAGWPVAKWPVKVASNYLSVLKNLENNARFKGLDVDRVVIVHVASHKGITIRNYMPRAFGRSTPWNEQTVNIEVIGVELPKEVVPKRLKLSVFK; this is translated from the coding sequence GTGGCGCGTCTACATTACAGTATGTCCAATGAGGACGTGATAAGGCTGGTCTTCGAGAGATATGGAGTTAAAATTTCGGAGGAACAAATAGCGCGGGCGTACGGCAACGAATTCAGGATGTCCTGGAAGAAGGCAGTAGAGGTGGGGCGGTTCATTAAGTTCATGACGATCAAACAGGCCGAGGCGTGGTTGGAGGACGTCGTGAATTTGAAGAAGCCAGTGCCCATTAGGAGGTTCACCAAAAAACAAGCCCACCATCCGACCCCGTGGGCCGGCTGGCCTGTAGCTAAATGGCCCGTGAAGGTCGCCTCTAACTACCTCTCGGTTCTCAAGAACCTAGAGAATAACGCCAGGTTCAAAGGCCTCGATGTGGATAGGGTGGTCATAGTACACGTGGCATCCCATAAGGGCATAACCATAAGGAATTACATGCCCAGAGCGTTCGGCCGCTCGACGCCGTGGAACGAGCAGACCGTGAACATCGAAGTCATAGGCGTCGAGTTGCCTAAGGAAGTAGTGCCCAAGAGGCTCAAGCTGTCTGTCTTCAAATAG
- a CDS encoding GNAT family N-acetyltransferase, protein MYPNIVIRAALESDVDAVADLITRLKRLNGEFDPLLKPVDNLASVSKDYVKSKITSPTSVVLVAEVDGRVIGVVIGDVEDRIFYEPRLAGVIREFYILPEFRRKGLGKRMMNEVMDALKRKGAQMIMADFPALNEIAVEFYKKLNFRPVQSIYAKEV, encoded by the coding sequence ATGTACCCGAATATAGTAATTAGAGCCGCGCTCGAAAGCGATGTAGACGCCGTGGCCGACCTAATCACACGCCTAAAGAGACTCAACGGGGAGTTTGACCCGCTACTTAAACCTGTCGACAACCTCGCCTCGGTCTCTAAAGACTACGTCAAGTCTAAAATAACTTCGCCGACCTCCGTAGTCCTGGTGGCCGAGGTCGACGGGAGGGTGATAGGAGTGGTCATAGGGGACGTGGAGGATAGGATTTTCTACGAGCCCAGACTTGCTGGAGTCATAAGGGAGTTCTATATACTGCCTGAATTTAGGCGGAAGGGCTTGGGCAAGAGGATGATGAACGAAGTCATGGATGCTCTCAAGAGGAAGGGCGCCCAAATGATAATGGCCGACTTCCCCGCACTTAACGAGATAGCGGTTGAGTTCTATAAAAAATTGAACTTCAGGCCGGTCCAATCCATATATGCAAAAGAGGTTTAA
- a CDS encoding enoyl-CoA hydratase/isomerase family protein, which translates to MFAYMNFQSNRNAFTLELIRKIKSINCNDIETIIFSNRGPVFSSGLDLRVFLQGVEEARRYLAELNDMVHKLLDCEANTMAYMTGDAYGFGVEFTYFVDYVAASRSDLILSLQGIKLGVFPPYTYMLADVLGHETVRLLLARPIYAEEARRIGLVHHIGGLDDALSRLFKAPRHVFPYAKAHRRLVKDALRRADAVLEELAGLAGREETTSLIRSFLEKR; encoded by the coding sequence ATGTTCGCCTATATGAACTTTCAATCAAATAGAAACGCCTTTACTTTAGAATTAATAAGAAAGATCAAATCTATAAATTGTAATGATATTGAAACAATTATATTTTCAAATAGGGGACCTGTATTTTCCTCTGGGCTCGACTTGAGGGTATTCCTACAGGGGGTGGAGGAGGCTAGACGATATCTGGCGGAGTTGAACGATATGGTGCACAAGCTGTTGGACTGTGAGGCCAACACGATGGCTTACATGACGGGCGACGCCTACGGCTTCGGCGTGGAGTTCACGTATTTCGTGGACTACGTTGCGGCGTCTAGGTCCGATCTAATCTTGTCGCTACAAGGCATAAAGCTTGGTGTCTTCCCGCCATATACCTACATGCTGGCCGACGTACTCGGCCACGAGACCGTAAGGCTCTTGTTGGCAAGGCCTATATATGCGGAAGAGGCGAGACGTATAGGGCTGGTCCACCACATAGGCGGGCTGGACGACGCGTTGAGCCGCCTATTTAAGGCGCCCAGACACGTATTTCCCTACGCCAAAGCTCACAGGAGACTCGTCAAAGACGCGTTGAGGCGTGCCGACGCCGTCCTCGAGGAGTTGGCGGGGCTGGCTGGGAGGGAGGAGACCACATCCCTAATAAGGTCCTTCTTGGAGAAGCGCTAA
- a CDS encoding Lrp/AsnC family transcriptional regulator, with protein MEKIDIDLLMKTQYEFPLVERPFQELGKQLGLDEEEVIRRLRALAEAGVLKRIGSVMNYRARGLEAALVGFAVPDRLVDEVAAEINKDPMVTHNYLRDYKPYNVWFVTKANTAEELEKKVRELADRWGLDYVILYSLRTYKLDVRFDLYEGISRSKSGVLPESPPPADSLGIPKEFYSKVRSIPLVAEPFREAARALGKSVSETLDVLQELIRLGVLRDFHASLDGEKLGFRENAMVVLKKPDCEKAAALTESTHVVLRNTVPGKWEYPCYFMVHAKSRDVITKRISKYFGDGYDMLFSVRDLLGGKIMARRIESVSD; from the coding sequence ATGGAAAAGATTGACATAGATCTTTTGATGAAGACCCAGTACGAGTTCCCCCTAGTCGAAAGGCCGTTTCAAGAACTCGGGAAGCAACTGGGGTTAGACGAGGAGGAGGTCATAAGGCGGCTTAGAGCCCTCGCGGAGGCCGGCGTGCTTAAGAGGATAGGATCCGTCATGAATTATCGCGCAAGAGGCTTGGAGGCCGCTCTTGTGGGCTTCGCGGTGCCTGATAGACTTGTAGATGAAGTCGCCGCGGAGATAAATAAGGACCCCATGGTGACCCATAACTACCTGAGAGACTACAAGCCTTATAACGTGTGGTTTGTCACCAAGGCCAATACTGCAGAGGAGCTGGAGAAAAAGGTGAGAGAGCTCGCCGACAGGTGGGGTCTTGACTACGTAATTCTCTACTCCTTAAGGACCTATAAGCTCGACGTGAGGTTTGACCTCTACGAGGGAATTTCTAGGTCTAAATCCGGCGTCTTGCCCGAAAGCCCCCCGCCTGCGGACAGCCTCGGGATACCCAAGGAGTTTTACTCCAAGGTGCGTTCTATCCCTCTTGTGGCCGAGCCTTTCCGAGAGGCGGCTAGAGCTCTCGGTAAGAGCGTCAGCGAGACTCTAGACGTCCTACAGGAGTTGATAAGGCTGGGCGTGTTGAGGGACTTCCACGCATCTCTCGACGGGGAGAAATTGGGCTTTAGGGAGAACGCCATGGTGGTACTCAAAAAGCCCGACTGTGAGAAGGCCGCCGCGTTGACGGAGTCGACCCACGTAGTTTTGAGGAATACAGTGCCGGGCAAGTGGGAGTATCCATGTTACTTCATGGTACACGCGAAGTCTAGAGATGTGATTACTAAAAGGATCTCGAAATATTTTGGAGATGGTTACGACATGTTGTTCAGCGTGAGGGACCTCCTAGGCGGGAAGATCATGGCCAGAAGAATAGAATCCGTAAGCGATTAG
- a CDS encoding FAD-dependent oxidoreductase, with the protein MSADYDVIVVGGGIAGFSAALYAARQRLRTLVIAKDIGGQLNMTTLVENYPAIAKISGPELVARVHQQAERFGAEVIFDEVVGIEKDGNIFRVKTYGGDEYKALAVILAFGKTPKELGVPGEAKFKNKGVSYCTICDAPFFKGQDVALVSWGDLAREPATILSSTSNRFYWIFPGEKPIYDEEFLSTVLGAGRAVLVPNSEVIEIRGTNKVESIVVKNRKTGETQELKVAAVFIEVGYVTKTDFVKHLVDLNERGEIIADWEGKTKTPGLFAAGDVIQYPYKQAVIAAAQGVAAALSATAYVMGLKGKKVVSLTDWRAEKAK; encoded by the coding sequence ATGAGCGCGGACTACGACGTAATTGTAGTTGGAGGCGGTATAGCCGGATTTTCGGCTGCGTTATATGCAGCGCGGCAGAGACTCAGGACTCTCGTGATCGCGAAGGACATAGGGGGCCAGTTAAACATGACCACTTTAGTAGAGAACTATCCGGCCATAGCGAAGATATCGGGGCCTGAACTTGTGGCGAGAGTTCACCAGCAAGCTGAGCGGTTCGGCGCCGAGGTCATATTCGACGAAGTTGTCGGCATCGAGAAGGACGGTAATATATTTAGAGTCAAGACGTACGGCGGCGATGAATATAAGGCGCTTGCCGTCATATTAGCCTTCGGCAAGACCCCCAAGGAGTTGGGAGTGCCCGGCGAGGCTAAATTCAAGAATAAGGGCGTCTCCTACTGCACCATATGCGACGCCCCCTTCTTTAAGGGACAGGACGTGGCGCTAGTGAGCTGGGGCGACCTCGCCAGAGAGCCGGCGACTATACTTTCATCTACGTCGAATAGGTTCTATTGGATCTTCCCCGGCGAGAAGCCCATCTACGACGAGGAGTTCCTGTCCACAGTGCTCGGCGCGGGTAGAGCCGTCTTGGTGCCCAACAGCGAGGTGATAGAGATAAGGGGGACCAACAAGGTGGAGTCTATAGTCGTCAAGAATAGAAAGACCGGCGAGACGCAGGAGCTCAAGGTGGCGGCTGTATTCATAGAGGTCGGCTACGTCACCAAGACCGACTTTGTGAAGCACTTAGTGGACCTAAACGAGAGGGGCGAGATCATAGCCGACTGGGAGGGCAAGACCAAGACGCCGGGCCTATTCGCCGCGGGCGACGTGATACAGTACCCCTACAAGCAAGCAGTAATAGCGGCTGCCCAAGGCGTGGCCGCTGCGCTGTCTGCCACCGCCTACGTGATGGGCTTGAAAGGCAAAAAGGTAGTTTCCTTGACCGACTGGCGCGCCGAAAAGGCTAAGTAG
- a CDS encoding NMD3-related protein, translated as MPNIICPICGRPAERLIEGMCEECYLERHPVLEIKKFNVVKCKYCGSLFVRGRWIKPGREGEEALLVRLLKDNMKISGTLKSVQVEVGGDEVVYKLSGVGSPHESIPPREFSAEYAAKIVLDVCLDCRRNIWGSERGLVRIRGFPDDLRDVDVLKIEALLEHIAFEVRGKNLGSIISIERVGRSFEISTTQAKLARHIAHRIHEALPSDYVESYKKLRGRGDKEVYHYTATLYIMTLEEGDVVRRGPSYYLVLDVNKTDIYLVDIVNRSRVRIPLYRFSEVKTEKVGRGVKGEIKNGIFTDLRGKISVQTGEAESGLAYYVEIGDRHYVISI; from the coding sequence GTGCCCAACATAATCTGCCCCATATGCGGGCGCCCCGCCGAGAGGCTCATAGAGGGCATGTGCGAGGAGTGCTATTTAGAGCGACATCCAGTGTTAGAGATCAAGAAGTTCAATGTAGTTAAGTGTAAATATTGCGGTTCGTTGTTCGTCAGGGGGCGCTGGATAAAGCCGGGCAGGGAGGGCGAAGAGGCTCTGTTAGTCAGACTGCTGAAAGACAACATGAAGATCAGCGGCACGTTGAAGTCTGTCCAAGTCGAAGTCGGAGGCGACGAGGTGGTCTACAAGCTGTCGGGCGTGGGCTCCCCCCACGAGTCTATACCTCCCCGCGAATTTTCCGCCGAATATGCCGCTAAAATCGTCCTGGACGTGTGTCTAGACTGTAGGAGGAACATATGGGGCTCCGAGAGGGGGCTCGTCAGGATAAGAGGATTCCCCGACGACTTGAGGGACGTCGACGTGCTGAAAATAGAGGCGCTTCTGGAGCACATAGCCTTCGAGGTGAGGGGGAAGAACCTAGGCTCTATAATATCGATCGAGAGGGTGGGCAGGTCCTTCGAGATCTCGACGACTCAAGCTAAGCTCGCTAGACATATAGCGCATAGGATACACGAGGCGCTCCCCAGCGACTATGTAGAGAGCTACAAGAAATTGAGGGGCAGGGGCGACAAGGAGGTATACCACTACACGGCTACTCTATACATAATGACGCTGGAAGAGGGAGATGTCGTTAGGAGGGGCCCCTCCTACTACTTGGTGCTGGACGTAAATAAAACAGACATATATCTAGTTGATATAGTAAATAGGAGTCGCGTCAGAATTCCGTTGTATAGGTTCTCCGAGGTGAAGACGGAGAAGGTTGGACGCGGAGTCAAAGGCGAGATAAAAAACGGAATCTTTACGGATCTTCGCGGCAAGATCTCAGTGCAGACGGGAGAAGCCGAGTCGGGCCTTGCGTATTATGTCGAAATAGGCGATCGTCATTATGTGATTTCGATCTAG
- a CDS encoding MmgE/PrpD family protein produces the protein MDRITKAFSQYASYTNFDKIPNDVVHEVKRRVLDSLATAFAAYTYEPVVLARRALSRAYSSWGARLLGTRHRTTPDWAAFVDGLMIRYHDFNDTYLSKEPLHPSDMIAAAFSIGDLLGSDGKSVITAIAIGYEVAVSLCDAASLRKRGWDHVNYLGVGSVLIASKLLGLDEEKTQHALAIYAVPHAAMRQTRVGELSMWKGAAAANATRNAVFAALLASEGFTGPYKPFEGEMGFIKQLLSGEFDYGPLADIERLTPPHRILDTYIKPYPVEYHAQTAVEAALRLREKVKPDEIEKITIETFQAAYDIIGPKDPEKWDPHTKETADHSIMWITAAALLWGPIKIEHYKNIRDPQVLSLMKKIEVKVDPELDRMYPHAHPNRITVVTKGGAKYAEQVDYAKGHPKNPMSDRELEAKFLENTSHVLPPSVQKAVVDLVWRLEDRNMSELHDLLVV, from the coding sequence ATGGACAGGATAACTAAGGCGTTCTCGCAATACGCCAGCTATACCAACTTCGACAAAATCCCCAACGACGTCGTGCATGAAGTCAAGCGGAGAGTCCTAGACTCGCTCGCCACCGCCTTCGCGGCCTATACATACGAGCCCGTGGTGTTGGCCCGTAGGGCCCTCTCTCGCGCCTATTCCAGTTGGGGCGCCAGGCTGCTGGGCACTAGACACAGAACAACGCCCGACTGGGCGGCCTTTGTGGACGGCCTCATGATTAGATATCACGACTTCAACGACACTTATTTGTCCAAGGAGCCGCTACATCCCAGCGACATGATAGCCGCCGCGTTCTCCATAGGCGACCTATTGGGCTCTGATGGCAAGTCGGTAATAACGGCGATAGCTATAGGCTACGAGGTGGCCGTCTCGCTCTGTGACGCGGCGTCTTTGAGGAAGCGCGGCTGGGACCACGTGAACTATCTAGGGGTCGGGAGCGTCTTAATCGCATCGAAGTTGTTAGGCCTAGACGAAGAGAAAACTCAACACGCCCTCGCCATATACGCCGTGCCTCACGCCGCCATGAGGCAGACGCGTGTGGGCGAATTGAGCATGTGGAAAGGCGCCGCTGCGGCGAACGCGACTAGGAATGCCGTATTTGCGGCATTACTGGCCTCCGAGGGCTTCACGGGACCGTATAAGCCCTTCGAGGGCGAGATGGGCTTCATCAAACAGTTGCTGTCCGGCGAGTTCGACTACGGCCCTCTAGCCGATATAGAGCGCCTGACTCCGCCCCACAGGATCTTGGACACCTACATAAAGCCATACCCAGTGGAGTACCACGCGCAGACGGCCGTGGAGGCCGCGTTGAGGCTTAGGGAAAAAGTCAAGCCCGACGAGATAGAAAAGATAACAATAGAGACGTTCCAGGCGGCCTACGACATAATAGGGCCAAAGGACCCCGAGAAGTGGGACCCCCACACGAAGGAGACTGCGGACCACTCCATCATGTGGATAACCGCAGCGGCACTCCTATGGGGCCCCATCAAGATCGAACATTACAAGAACATAAGGGACCCCCAAGTGCTCTCGTTAATGAAGAAAATTGAGGTCAAGGTGGACCCAGAGCTCGATAGGATGTACCCGCACGCACATCCCAATAGGATCACAGTGGTCACTAAGGGAGGCGCCAAGTACGCAGAACAAGTGGATTACGCTAAAGGCCACCCGAAGAACCCGATGAGCGACAGAGAGCTTGAGGCGAAGTTCCTAGAGAACACAAGCCACGTGTTGCCCCCCTCAGTGCAGAAGGCCGTAGTCGACTTGGTCTGGCGCCTGGAGGACAGAAATATGTCGGAGCTACACGACCTGTTGGTCGTCTAG
- a CDS encoding DNA cytosine methyltransferase, which translates to MYVLDLFAGGGGFSRGFAEAGFRVAMGIEVDPNAARTYSYNFPKAVVLEEDVAAISHRDVERHIGRVDIVIGGSPCEPFTATNPRRMEDPLDRLYTDPLGQLTLHFIRLVGELQPKAFVLENVPGIAQGPLRDALRREFKRVGFDEIYFNVLYAERHGTPSHRRRVFISNLRLSPDTSPPITVRKALSGLPPVDSGFPNHETVTLSESKLSRIAAVKPGEALMKFRGANNIYGNFIRLRWDEIAPTVMGSRRFIHPEENRLLTVREQARLMGFPDHHVFFGPKDSQFNQVGEAVPPPLARAIGEYIKNILSRN; encoded by the coding sequence ATGTACGTGTTAGATCTATTCGCAGGGGGAGGAGGATTCTCAAGGGGATTCGCCGAGGCGGGATTTAGGGTAGCTATGGGGATAGAGGTAGACCCCAATGCCGCCAGGACGTACAGCTATAACTTCCCCAAGGCGGTTGTGCTCGAAGAGGACGTGGCGGCTATAAGCCACAGAGACGTGGAGAGACATATAGGGAGGGTAGATATAGTAATTGGGGGGTCGCCCTGCGAGCCCTTCACCGCCACAAATCCGAGGCGTATGGAGGACCCCCTCGACAGACTCTACACGGACCCCCTAGGCCAGTTGACTCTCCATTTCATAAGGCTCGTGGGGGAGCTACAGCCAAAGGCGTTCGTGCTGGAGAACGTGCCCGGGATAGCCCAAGGGCCTCTGAGGGACGCCTTGAGGAGGGAGTTCAAGAGGGTGGGCTTCGACGAGATATACTTCAACGTGTTGTACGCAGAGCGCCACGGCACTCCTAGCCACAGGAGGAGGGTCTTCATATCGAACTTGAGGCTTTCGCCTGACACCAGCCCGCCTATAACCGTGAGGAAGGCGTTGAGCGGACTGCCGCCGGTCGATTCCGGCTTCCCCAACCACGAGACAGTGACGTTGAGCGAGTCAAAGCTAAGCAGAATAGCCGCGGTCAAGCCGGGCGAGGCCCTTATGAAATTTAGAGGCGCCAATAACATCTATGGGAACTTCATAAGGCTAAGATGGGACGAGATAGCCCCCACCGTCATGGGCAGCAGGCGCTTCATCCACCCCGAGGAGAATAGGCTGTTGACCGTTAGGGAACAGGCCAGGCTCATGGGCTTTCCGGACCACCACGTGTTCTTCGGACCTAAGGATTCCCAATTTAACCAAGTCGGGGAGGCTGTGCCTCCGCCGTTGGCGCGGGCTATTGGCGAGTACATCAAAAATATATTGTCGAGAAACTAG
- a CDS encoding TGS domain-containing protein — protein sequence MPANLPAEAKAKWLKVMEAKTPEEKIRAMEEFLSAVPKHKGTEKLIKFVRRRIAELRREVEERRAKERSARGGGGHYVKKDGDVQLVVIGPPNGGKTALLRCLTSAPLEPDEVPFSTVEPIPAMFVEDNVYVQLVKAPSLVLDDPTSDINSITYALARNADGILLVLRADQEPRRVLGSVMKLLDEASISIYRPKTLVKIERRGLGGIQIIGRLKGATYDDVKKLLSEYGIHHAAIYIEGEASLDDIEDAVFSEHLYKPTIAVIWGRDEGVEEALRELGVPFLNADLSKCVLDRSALLSLILKTLGLIRVFTKQIHSDGYTPKPLVVRENSTVGDIAKMIHSALYDNFKYAVVWRRESYPKWPKRVGLEYRLKDGDVVEIHA from the coding sequence GTGCCCGCCAACCTGCCGGCAGAGGCCAAGGCCAAATGGCTTAAGGTGATGGAGGCCAAGACCCCCGAGGAGAAGATAAGGGCCATGGAGGAGTTCCTCTCAGCGGTGCCAAAACACAAGGGAACTGAAAAGTTGATAAAATTCGTCCGGAGGAGAATAGCCGAGCTGAGGCGCGAAGTCGAGGAGCGTAGGGCCAAAGAACGTAGTGCGCGCGGAGGGGGCGGGCACTACGTAAAGAAAGATGGAGACGTGCAACTAGTAGTCATAGGTCCTCCCAACGGGGGCAAGACGGCCCTCTTGAGGTGTCTGACATCAGCCCCGTTGGAACCCGATGAGGTCCCCTTTAGCACGGTGGAGCCCATCCCGGCTATGTTCGTAGAGGACAACGTCTATGTTCAGTTGGTCAAAGCCCCGAGTCTCGTGCTCGACGACCCGACAAGCGATATAAACTCCATAACATATGCGCTAGCTAGAAACGCAGACGGCATATTGTTGGTGCTCAGGGCGGACCAAGAGCCCAGAAGGGTCTTGGGCTCTGTGATGAAGCTTCTGGACGAGGCGAGTATATCGATATATAGGCCTAAGACCTTGGTGAAAATAGAACGGAGAGGTCTAGGCGGAATTCAGATAATAGGCCGCTTGAAGGGCGCCACTTACGACGACGTGAAGAAGTTGTTGTCGGAATACGGCATACATCACGCCGCAATCTACATAGAGGGCGAGGCCTCGTTAGACGACATAGAAGATGCGGTGTTTTCAGAACATCTATACAAGCCGACTATAGCCGTGATCTGGGGGAGGGACGAGGGAGTCGAAGAGGCGTTAAGGGAATTGGGTGTGCCGTTCCTAAACGCGGATCTATCTAAGTGCGTATTAGACCGGAGCGCGCTCCTCTCGCTCATACTTAAGACGTTGGGCCTCATAAGGGTCTTCACGAAACAGATACACAGCGATGGGTATACACCTAAGCCCCTAGTGGTTAGGGAGAACAGCACCGTCGGGGATATAGCCAAAATGATTCACAGCGCTCTCTACGACAACTTCAAATACGCGGTCGTCTGGCGTCGCGAGTCTTACCCTAAATGGCCCAAGAGGGTCGGGCTGGAATATAGGCTTAAAGACGGAGATGTAGTAGAAATACATGCATGA